The Candidatus Cloacimonadota bacterium genome contains the following window.
TATTCCCTGCTTCTATTCAGTTTATAACACCTTGGGCTTTGGCTTTTTGGAAAAAGTTTACGAAAATGCCATGCTGCGCGAAATGGAAAAACGCGGCCTAAAAGCACAGTCTCAATATCCAATTCGAGTTTTTTACGATGGCTTTGCGGTTGGTGACTATTATGCCGATATTGTGGTTGAGGGCAAAGTTATCATCGAGCTAAAAGCCAGCGCTTCAATCATTAATGACCACATTCTTCAGCTTCAAAACTATCTGAAAGCCACTGATTTCGAAGTTGGTCTTCTGTTGAATTTTGGGACGGTGCCTCAGGTACGAAGGAAAGAATACAAAAATATGCACAAACCAAACCTCATCAATGTCTTACAGCATAACATGGACAGTGAAGACCTTCAACTTAATAAAGAATAACAACATGACTTACAACTCATTCATTTCAAAAATGATCTTTTTTCATCATCTTAATCCTGTGCATCCCTAATCT
Protein-coding sequences here:
- a CDS encoding GxxExxY protein, with translation MSDKNITLLHNDLTETIIPCFYSVYNTLGFGFLEKVYENAMLREMEKRGLKAQSQYPIRVFYDGFAVGDYYADIVVEGKVIIELKASASIINDHILQLQNYLKATDFEVGLLLNFGTVPQVRRKEYKNMHKPNLINVLQHNMDSEDLQLNKE